One genomic region from Spirulina subsalsa PCC 9445 encodes:
- the dtd gene encoding D-aminoacyl-tRNA deacylase — MRVVIQKVRSSSVLVEGQMIGQIGRGLNLLVAIAPTDTPEELDWMARKCLDLRLFADTASGRWDKSVQEIGGELLVISQFTLYGDCRKGRRPSFSNSAPPDQAEALYNQFVERLRASGLKIETGQFGAMMQVNIENDGPVTLLLEREAT; from the coding sequence ATGCGTGTTGTTATTCAGAAAGTTAGGTCTTCTTCTGTTTTAGTAGAGGGTCAAATGATCGGGCAAATTGGCCGAGGTTTAAATCTTTTAGTCGCCATTGCACCAACGGACACCCCGGAAGAATTAGACTGGATGGCGAGAAAATGTTTAGATTTGCGACTCTTCGCCGATACAGCAAGCGGACGCTGGGATAAATCGGTGCAAGAAATCGGCGGGGAGTTGTTAGTGATTAGTCAGTTTACCCTCTATGGCGACTGTCGGAAAGGTCGCCGTCCTTCCTTTAGCAATTCTGCCCCCCCAGACCAAGCGGAAGCCTTATATAACCAATTTGTGGAACGGTTAAGAGCCAGTGGGTTAAAGATAGAAACCGGACAGTTTGGAGCGATGATGCAGGTCAATATTGAAAACGATGGCCCCGTGACATTGTTGTTAGAACGGGAAGCCACGTGA